The genomic interval CAGATGGCCATGCAGGAGAAGGGGAACAGGAAAGCAAGGGGCATCGCTATGTCCAGAGAAAGGGGGCGGATATTTCGCGGCAGTATAGAGAGGCAAACAGGATAAGCAAGCACGCTGATGCGGGGCGCGGCAACCTTATCCGAAAATCGATTTGAAGAGGCCTGAGAGGTGTCACAGAGGCCCAGATGCAATCATGCCCGCACTGGGCGGGCATGAGGGGGAGATGACACCATAGATGCGATTCAAGCGGCATCCATGTGCAGCCTCGATATCAGCTCGTTGACTTCGAGCACCGTCTGGCGGTGGGGAATATCGGCTTGCAGTGGCATCATCAGCAGGCCCGACTGGAAATCGAAGCGCCCCCTGCCGTGGATGTAGATCCGTCCCTTGAAGAAGGTTTTTACATGCTTTGCCACCATCAGTGGCAGGTACTTCTTGAACACTCTCATCGTTTGCAACCTCTTGCAGTTGTATCCGTATGACAGCAGCTTATGCGAGATAATTCCGTTAAATTTGTATAAAAAACCGGAAAAATCGATTCTCTCTTCCCCAAAAAACCAATCTGTAACTTTTTATTAACTTTTACCGTATTGTATGCGGTCCTTCCAGCCAGAGCAAGGCCCCCTTGCCATCTTGCCACTCGATGCAAGCCAACCCCGAGGTGGCAAACATGGGGGCACCCGCCGCCGGGCAGAGGCTCTGCACCAGATACCCGACCAGGGGCAGGTGGCTGACCATCAGGATGTTGTCGTGGGTCGCCGCCAGCGCGGTGAGATAACTCGCCACGAAGGCCGGATCCCCGTAGGGGGTGATCTCGCCGCTCTCCTCGACCTTGAGGGCCTCGGGCAGCTCGGCAGAGATCGCCTGCCAGGTCTGTCTGGCACGCAGGTAGTTGCTGTGGATCACCAGGCTCAGGGAGCCGGCCAGCTGAGGGGCCAACCAGCTCGCCATGTGGATGGACTCTTCGATGCCTTGCTCGGTCAGTGGACGCTGTTCATCAGTCTTTGCGTTCATGCCAGCCTGGCCATGACGCATGATGTAGATTTTCATTACAACCTCGCCCAGGGGGCATGTTTAAATAGCGGAGGGATCTTACCCCGCCATCTCGGGGGAAACAATTGCGCTACCTCTCAGAAAAGGGTTTGCCTCGTGAGATAGCGGGGTCGATAATCATGTTTAAATTCAAATAAATTCACCGCGAGTCACGCCCCAATGAGCCCATATGCCAGTCCCAACGACCATCGGCGGTATCACTATCTGGAGCTGGCAAACCGGCTCAGGGTCTTGCTGATCTGCGATCCCGAGACCGATAAATCGGCCGCCTCCCTGGCCGTCAACACCGGCCACTTTGATGACCCTGTCGATCGCCAGGGCATGGCCCATTTCCTTGAGCATATGCTGTTCCTCGGTACTCGTACTTATCCCAAACCCGGCGAGTACCAGCAGTTCATGAGCCGCCACGGGGGCAGCAACAACGCCTGGACCGGCACCGAGTTCACCAACTTCTTCTTCGATATCGACAACGGCTTCTTCGAAGCGGGGCTGGATCGCTTTTCCCAGTTCTTCATCTGCCCCACCTTCGCCCCCGAGTGGGTCGACAAGGAGCGCAACGCGGTCGACTCCGAATATCGCCTCAAGTTGCAGGACGATGTGCGCCGCAGCTATCAGGTGCACAAGGAGACGGTCAACCCGGCCCACCCCTTCTCCAAGTTCTCGGTCGGCAACCTGGATACCCTGGCGGACTTGCCCGGCCGGGATCTGCGCTCCGACCTTATTGCGTTCTACGAAACCCACTACAGTGCGGATCGCATGGCACTCGTGATGCTCTCTCCGGCATCCATTGAAACCCAGCTGGCCTGGTGTGAGCGCTTCTTCAGCACAATTCCGGATCGCCGCCTGGGCCCCCCCGCCCTCACGGCGCCCCTCTACCGGCTCGATGATCTCGGCATCCGCATCCAGATAGCCCCGGTCAAGGAGACCCGCAAACTGGCGCTGACCTTCCCGCTGCCGAGCGTGGATGCCCTCTACGACAAGAAGCCCCTCACCTTCCTGAGCCACCTCATCGGCTACGAAGGGGAAGGCAGCCTGCTCTCCCTGCTCAAGGCGAGAGGCTGGGTCAACCAGCTCGCCGCCGGAGGCGGCATCAGCGGCGCCAACTTCAAGGACTTCGGCATCAGCTTCGGCCTCACGCCCCTCGGGCTTGCCCATGTGGACGACATCATCGCCGCCCTGTTCGGCTACCTGAAACTCATCGAACGCCATGGCCTGCAGGCCTGGCGTTATGACGAGAAGCGCAGCGTGCTCGAATCCGCTTTC from Aeromonas rivipollensis carries:
- a CDS encoding DUF1107 domain-containing protein produces the protein MRVFKKYLPLMVAKHVKTFFKGRIYIHGRGRFDFQSGLLMMPLQADIPHRQTVLEVNELISRLHMDAA
- the sixA gene encoding phosphohistidine phosphatase SixA gives rise to the protein MKIYIMRHGQAGMNAKTDEQRPLTEQGIEESIHMASWLAPQLAGSLSLVIHSNYLRARQTWQAISAELPEALKVEESGEITPYGDPAFVASYLTALAATHDNILMVSHLPLVGYLVQSLCPAAGAPMFATSGLACIEWQDGKGALLWLEGPHTIR